From a region of the Microbacterium sp. nov. GSS16 genome:
- a CDS encoding proline iminopeptidase-family hydrolase, whose protein sequence is MAGNDDAHVDEFIETEGLVPTSHGRVWAHSRRRGAAAGVPLVIVHGGPGFPSDYLQPLDSLADERPVIRYDQISAGRSDRASDRSAWTVEAHVEHLEQVRGHFDLSRFHLLGHSWGGFLALSYADAHPDRIASVTLSSPLVDSDRWMRDAAALIERLPKADRSSLLAGPTDPGYAAAEAEYYRRYFCSIEPWPLPLQRAADSQDAASYHAMWGPNEFTNTGVLRGQSRVDAVRRLTVPSLWITGADDEARPETIREMASLTARSEVRILPGTHCTHLENPATYETALRSFLQVVDRD, encoded by the coding sequence ATGGCTGGAAATGATGACGCTCACGTCGACGAGTTCATCGAGACGGAGGGTCTTGTCCCGACTTCCCATGGGCGAGTCTGGGCGCACAGCCGCAGACGAGGTGCAGCCGCAGGAGTGCCGTTGGTCATCGTGCACGGCGGACCCGGCTTCCCCAGCGACTATCTGCAGCCGCTCGACTCACTCGCAGACGAGCGGCCTGTGATCCGCTATGACCAGATCTCCGCCGGACGCTCCGACCGCGCTTCAGATCGGTCCGCATGGACGGTGGAAGCGCACGTGGAGCATCTGGAGCAGGTGCGTGGGCACTTCGACCTCAGCAGATTCCACCTTCTCGGTCACTCCTGGGGTGGCTTTCTCGCGCTCAGCTACGCCGACGCTCACCCTGACCGCATCGCTTCCGTCACCCTGTCGAGCCCGCTGGTCGATTCCGACCGATGGATGCGTGACGCGGCGGCCCTGATCGAGCGTCTGCCGAAGGCAGACCGCAGCAGTCTCCTCGCCGGGCCGACCGATCCTGGTTACGCTGCCGCGGAAGCGGAGTACTATCGCCGGTATTTCTGCAGCATCGAGCCGTGGCCGCTGCCGCTGCAGCGGGCTGCGGACAGTCAGGACGCAGCGTCCTACCACGCCATGTGGGGGCCCAACGAGTTCACCAACACGGGCGTGCTGCGCGGTCAGAGCCGCGTGGATGCGGTCCGACGCCTGACCGTGCCCAGTCTGTGGATCACCGGCGCCGACGACGAAGCCCGCCCGGAGACGATCAGGGAGATGGCATCGCTGACCGCGAGAAGTGAGGTGCGCATTCTGCCGGGCACGCACTGCACCCATCTCGAGAACCCCGCGACCTACGAGACCGCTCTTCGGAGCTTCCTGCAGGTCGTGGATCGCGATTGA
- a CDS encoding FadR/GntR family transcriptional regulator: protein MAIGEYAPGERFPSERDLAATLGVGRVTVRAAIATLVERGLLRSQRGRGGGTFVVEPESPSARHAVDHTLTQAWNRLLDQHEAECWLHGAIAAAAAERHTATDARILSKRLEEYRTAASGAPARYADGRLHLAIAAAAHTSTLSDVLLSLERKMHITAPAHPWGHSAGWADLESRSLRDHERLIGAILARDVAEAHEVGRRHARINLELLENARRRARDEPQR, encoded by the coding sequence GTGGCGATCGGTGAATACGCGCCCGGTGAGCGATTCCCGTCCGAGCGGGATCTCGCCGCGACGCTGGGCGTCGGTCGCGTGACCGTGCGGGCCGCGATCGCGACTCTCGTCGAGCGCGGCTTGCTGCGGTCACAGCGGGGAAGGGGTGGCGGCACGTTCGTCGTCGAACCCGAGTCGCCGAGCGCGCGCCACGCGGTCGACCACACACTGACGCAGGCGTGGAACCGGCTGCTGGATCAGCACGAAGCCGAATGCTGGCTTCACGGGGCTATCGCCGCTGCGGCGGCGGAACGTCATACCGCGACCGACGCCCGAATCCTCTCGAAGCGTCTGGAGGAGTATCGCACCGCTGCATCCGGCGCGCCAGCGCGGTATGCCGACGGACGGCTGCACCTCGCCATCGCGGCGGCCGCGCACACATCCACCCTCTCCGACGTGCTGCTGTCGCTCGAACGGAAGATGCACATCACGGCGCCGGCGCACCCCTGGGGCCACTCCGCTGGGTGGGCGGACCTCGAGTCGAGGTCTCTGCGGGACCACGAACGACTCATCGGTGCGATCCTGGCCCGCGACGTCGCCGAGGCGCACGAGGTCGGTCGCCGACACGCGCGGATCAATCTGGAGCTGCTGGAGAACGCGCGGCGGAGAGCGCGGGATGAACCTCAGCGCTGA
- a CDS encoding DUF1844 domain-containing protein has product MPAEHHDDRHDRWEQQEQAASSATRDIADVPAVEVITTTAVHLMSAAAVKVGLADSPEEQTDLDEARKLINALAGLITAGAPEISDMHARSLRDGLRSLQLAFREASVIPDPIGKGPGEKWTGPVN; this is encoded by the coding sequence ATTCCTGCCGAGCACCACGATGACCGCCACGATCGCTGGGAGCAGCAGGAGCAGGCGGCGAGCTCCGCGACGCGCGACATCGCGGACGTTCCCGCCGTCGAGGTGATCACGACGACCGCCGTGCATCTGATGAGCGCCGCCGCCGTGAAGGTGGGGCTGGCCGACTCACCCGAGGAGCAGACCGACCTCGACGAGGCCCGCAAGCTCATCAACGCCCTCGCAGGCCTCATCACCGCGGGAGCACCCGAGATCAGCGACATGCATGCCCGATCGCTGCGCGACGGACTGCGCTCGCTTCAGCTGGCGTTCCGCGAGGCATCCGTCATCCCCGACCCGATCGGCAAGGGCCCAGGCGAGAAGTGGACCGGCCCGGTCAACTGA
- the infC gene encoding translation initiation factor IF-3, with protein MSDPRTNERIRVPEVRLVGPAGEQIGVVRIEAALRLAQEADLDLVEVAPNSKPPVVKIMDYGKFKYEAAQKAKEARRNQANTILKEVRFRLKIEAHDYTTKLKRAEGFLKAGDKVKAMILFRGREQSRPEQGVRLLRKFAEDVAEFGTVESNPTIDGRNMVMVVAPLKNKSEAKAEQNAVRTANKQAAREAKNGTDAGPTDESAA; from the coding sequence ATCAGCGATCCCCGTACCAATGAGCGCATCCGCGTCCCCGAGGTCCGCCTCGTCGGTCCCGCGGGTGAGCAGATCGGTGTCGTCCGCATCGAGGCCGCACTGCGTCTGGCCCAGGAGGCCGACCTCGATCTCGTCGAGGTGGCCCCCAACTCCAAGCCGCCCGTGGTCAAGATCATGGACTACGGCAAGTTCAAGTACGAGGCCGCGCAGAAGGCCAAGGAAGCGCGTCGCAATCAGGCGAACACGATCCTCAAGGAGGTTCGCTTCCGTCTGAAGATCGAGGCTCACGACTACACGACCAAGCTCAAGCGCGCCGAGGGCTTCCTCAAGGCCGGTGACAAGGTCAAGGCGATGATCCTGTTCCGTGGCCGTGAGCAGTCGCGTCCCGAGCAGGGCGTGCGTCTGCTGCGGAAGTTCGCCGAGGATGTCGCCGAGTTCGGCACCGTCGAGTCGAACCCGACGATCGACGGTCGCAACATGGTCATGGTCGTGGCTCCGCTGAAGAACAAGTCCGAGGCGAAGGCAGAGCAGAACGCGGTCCGCACCGCGAACAAGCAGGCCGCGCGCGAGGCGAAGAACGGCACGGACGCGGGTCCCACCGACGAGTCCGCGGCGTAA
- the rpmI gene encoding 50S ribosomal protein L35 yields MPKQKTHSGAKKRFKITGSGKLKKQQAGMRHNLEVKSSRRTRRLNQDQVLSKADTKVAKKLLGR; encoded by the coding sequence ATGCCGAAGCAGAAGACCCACTCGGGTGCGAAGAAGCGCTTCAAGATCACCGGCAGCGGAAAGCTGAAGAAGCAGCAGGCCGGCATGCGCCACAACCTCGAGGTCAAGTCGAGCCGGCGCACCCGTCGCCTGAACCAGGACCAGGTCCTCTCCAAGGCCGACACCAAGGTCGCGAAGAAGCTTCTCGGTCGCTGA
- the rplT gene encoding 50S ribosomal protein L20, protein MARVKRAVNAQKKRRVILERASGYRGQRSRLYRKAKEQVTHSLVYAYRDRRKRKGDFRRLWIQRINAAARQNGITYNRFIQGLGLAGVQVDRRMLADLAVTDAGAFTALVEVAKNALPSDVNAPKAAA, encoded by the coding sequence ATGGCAAGAGTCAAGCGCGCAGTCAACGCGCAGAAGAAGCGTCGCGTCATCCTCGAGCGCGCGTCCGGTTACCGTGGCCAGCGTTCGCGCCTGTACCGCAAGGCGAAGGAGCAGGTCACCCACTCCCTCGTCTACGCGTACCGTGACCGTCGCAAGCGCAAGGGCGACTTCCGTCGTCTGTGGATCCAGCGCATCAACGCCGCTGCCCGCCAGAACGGCATCACCTACAACCGCTTCATCCAGGGCCTCGGCCTCGCGGGTGTGCAGGTCGACCGCCGCATGCTGGCCGACCTGGCCGTGACCGACGCCGGCGCGTTCACCGCCCTGGTCGAGGTCGCCAAGAACGCTCTGCCCTCGGACGTCAACGCGCCGAAGGCCGCTGCCTGA
- a CDS encoding TrmH family RNA methyltransferase gives MLENPRSPRVRAVAKLTKRSARVETGSFLLEGPQSVREALQYLPDAIVELFATPTAWEKHADVRALADEHGVEVEYVTEAVLAAMADTVTPQGLIAVTRQTPTSVKDIFAAEPKLIAICEEVRDPGNLGTIIRAADAAGADAVVLTGRTVDPYNPKVVRSTTGSLFHLPVSVGGDLDDVIRRAHAAGMNVVAADVKGDDLLVARADGVLAQPTAWLFGNEARGLDEDALSQADRALRLPIFGRAESLNLATAASVCLYESAFAQRATH, from the coding sequence GTGCTCGAGAACCCCCGCTCTCCCCGCGTCCGTGCCGTCGCCAAGCTGACCAAGCGCAGCGCCAGGGTCGAGACCGGGTCGTTCCTGCTCGAGGGCCCCCAGTCGGTGCGAGAGGCGTTGCAGTATCTGCCCGACGCGATCGTCGAGCTGTTCGCGACCCCCACTGCGTGGGAGAAGCACGCCGACGTGCGCGCTCTCGCCGACGAGCACGGCGTCGAGGTCGAGTACGTCACCGAGGCGGTGCTGGCCGCCATGGCCGACACCGTGACGCCGCAGGGGCTCATTGCGGTCACGCGCCAGACCCCGACTTCGGTGAAGGACATCTTCGCCGCCGAGCCCAAGCTGATCGCGATCTGCGAAGAAGTGCGCGACCCGGGCAACCTCGGCACCATCATCCGCGCCGCGGATGCGGCAGGAGCGGATGCCGTGGTGCTCACCGGACGCACGGTCGACCCCTACAACCCCAAGGTCGTGCGATCGACGACCGGCTCCCTCTTCCATCTGCCGGTCTCTGTCGGCGGCGACCTCGACGATGTGATCCGCCGGGCGCACGCCGCCGGCATGAACGTCGTGGCCGCGGACGTGAAGGGCGACGACCTGCTCGTCGCCCGCGCCGATGGCGTGCTCGCCCAGCCCACCGCCTGGCTGTTCGGCAATGAGGCGCGCGGGCTCGACGAGGATGCGCTCTCCCAGGCCGACCGGGCTCTGCGCCTGCCGATCTTCGGGCGCGCCGAGTCCCTCAACCTCGCGACGGCGGCGAGCGTCTGCCTCTACGAGTCGGCCTTCGCGCAGCGCGCGACGCACTGA
- a CDS encoding amino acid ABC transporter ATP-binding protein translates to MAARNDALVVVENVQKHYGEFQALKDIDLTVDRGEVVVVIGPSGSGKSTLCRTINRLETITSGEIRIDGKTLPAEGKGLAKLRAEVGMVFQSFNLFAHLTILENVTLGPIKVLGKPKAEAEKEAMALLERVGVAQQASKLPAQLSGGQQQRVAIARALAMHPKVMLFDEPTSALDPEMINEVLDVMVELAKEGMTMIVVTHEMGFARKAANRVVFMADGQIVEEAAPEEFFTNPKSPRAKDFLSKLLTH, encoded by the coding sequence ATGGCAGCGCGCAATGACGCCCTCGTGGTGGTCGAGAACGTCCAGAAGCACTACGGCGAGTTCCAAGCCCTCAAGGACATCGATCTGACGGTCGACCGGGGCGAGGTGGTCGTCGTCATCGGTCCGTCCGGCTCGGGGAAGTCGACGCTGTGCCGCACGATCAACCGTCTCGAGACCATCACGAGCGGCGAGATCCGGATCGACGGCAAGACCCTCCCCGCCGAGGGGAAGGGGCTCGCGAAGCTGCGTGCCGAGGTCGGCATGGTCTTCCAGTCGTTCAACCTCTTCGCGCACCTGACGATCCTCGAGAACGTGACCCTCGGCCCCATCAAGGTGCTCGGCAAGCCCAAGGCCGAGGCCGAGAAGGAGGCCATGGCGCTGCTGGAGCGCGTCGGCGTCGCGCAGCAGGCGTCCAAGCTGCCGGCGCAGCTCTCCGGCGGCCAGCAGCAGCGCGTCGCGATCGCACGCGCGCTCGCGATGCACCCCAAGGTGATGCTCTTCGACGAGCCGACCAGCGCGCTGGACCCCGAGATGATCAACGAGGTCCTCGACGTGATGGTCGAGCTCGCCAAGGAGGGCATGACGATGATCGTCGTCACCCACGAGATGGGCTTCGCGCGCAAGGCGGCCAACCGAGTCGTCTTCATGGCCGACGGCCAGATCGTCGAGGAGGCGGCTCCCGAGGAGTTCTTCACCAACCCGAAGAGCCCCCGTGCCAAGGACTTCCTCTCCAAGCTCCTCACCCACTGA
- a CDS encoding glutamate ABC transporter substrate-binding protein, producing the protein MRRTRALAGIGIATAALLALTGCNSGSPSNPGGGDAGDGGDKPLFEVAKDVTLDGSPTFDKIEKAGKVTIGVKEDQPGLGYLDATTGERTGFDVDIARWIAASLGYGEDKIEFKPIASANREQAIVNGDIDYYVGTYSINDKRKEQIDFAGPYFITGQGLLVAKDAPEADKLEDFNGKTVCSATGSTPIQNIKANFPEIKTQEYDLYSACVQDLIDGKVDAVTTDQAILIGYAAQYPDEVKVTGGLFTEERYGVGLTKGDDVLRTHINDLFTENNDIWQAIFDKNLGDSGIKVEQPEVDAY; encoded by the coding sequence ATGCGACGCACACGAGCTCTCGCAGGCATCGGAATCGCGACGGCGGCGCTGCTCGCCCTCACCGGCTGCAACAGCGGCAGCCCGAGCAACCCGGGCGGCGGAGACGCCGGAGACGGTGGCGACAAGCCGCTGTTCGAGGTGGCGAAGGACGTCACGCTCGACGGCAGCCCGACGTTCGACAAGATCGAGAAGGCCGGCAAGGTCACCATCGGCGTCAAGGAGGACCAGCCTGGTCTCGGCTACCTCGACGCGACGACCGGTGAGCGCACCGGTTTCGACGTCGACATCGCCCGCTGGATCGCAGCCTCGCTCGGCTACGGCGAGGACAAGATCGAGTTCAAGCCGATCGCCTCGGCCAACCGCGAGCAGGCGATCGTGAACGGCGACATCGACTACTACGTCGGCACCTACTCGATCAACGACAAGCGCAAGGAGCAGATCGACTTCGCCGGCCCGTACTTCATCACCGGCCAGGGTCTGCTCGTCGCGAAGGACGCCCCGGAAGCCGACAAGCTCGAGGACTTCAACGGCAAGACCGTGTGCTCGGCGACCGGTTCGACCCCGATCCAGAACATCAAGGCGAACTTCCCCGAGATCAAGACGCAGGAGTACGACCTGTACTCCGCGTGCGTCCAGGACCTCATCGACGGCAAGGTCGACGCGGTGACCACCGACCAGGCCATCCTGATCGGCTACGCGGCCCAGTACCCGGACGAGGTCAAGGTGACCGGCGGTCTTTTCACCGAAGAGCGCTACGGCGTCGGTCTGACCAAGGGCGATGACGTGCTGCGCACGCACATCAACGACCTGTTCACCGAGAACAACGACATCTGGCAGGCCATCTTCGACAAGAACCTCGGCGACTCGGGGATCAAGGTCGAGCAGCCCGAGGTCGACGCGTACTGA
- a CDS encoding amino acid ABC transporter permease — protein sequence MDVIFGNLDLWGEAIANTLLVFFVGGLIALVLGIVVGAMRVSPVPIARGVGTAYVNIIRNTPLTLVFFFFVFGYPQLGLPDLSNTVLGILAIGIYTATYVAEVLRAGINTVPVGQAEAARAIGLPFGQVMTLVVLPQAFRSVVPPMMSVFIALLKNTTVAAGFSIAELAALRATINDAPGRPGNPMEVLLWVAVVFVVLVLAMSAVQRHLENKWRIAR from the coding sequence GTGGACGTCATCTTCGGAAACCTCGACCTGTGGGGTGAGGCGATCGCGAACACGCTGCTGGTGTTCTTCGTGGGCGGACTGATCGCCCTCGTGCTCGGCATCGTCGTCGGCGCGATGCGCGTCTCGCCCGTGCCGATCGCCCGCGGCGTGGGCACCGCGTACGTGAACATCATCCGCAACACCCCGCTGACGCTCGTCTTCTTCTTCTTCGTGTTCGGCTATCCGCAGCTCGGGCTCCCCGACCTGTCGAACACCGTGCTCGGCATCCTCGCCATTGGCATCTACACCGCCACCTACGTCGCCGAGGTGCTGCGCGCGGGCATCAACACCGTGCCGGTCGGCCAGGCGGAGGCCGCGCGTGCGATCGGCCTGCCGTTCGGCCAGGTCATGACCCTGGTCGTGCTGCCGCAGGCGTTCCGCTCGGTGGTCCCGCCCATGATGAGCGTCTTCATCGCTCTGCTGAAGAACACCACCGTCGCCGCCGGCTTCTCGATCGCCGAGCTCGCGGCGCTGCGGGCCACCATCAACGACGCGCCGGGGCGCCCCGGCAACCCGATGGAGGTCCTGCTCTGGGTCGCCGTGGTGTTCGTGGTGCTGGTGCTCGCGATGAGCGCGGTGCAGCGCCACCTCGAGAACAAGTGGAGGATCGCACGATGA
- a CDS encoding amino acid ABC transporter permease, whose product MTSVLYDVPGPRAIVRNRILAVVTILVVLAAIGFVLYRMYVTGQFEPQKWYVFTFANVWKGIFGALGKTLGAFALAAVLSLVLGFVLAIGRLSDHAWVRIPVGVIIELFRAVPVLVFMMLLYYGLPVAGVDMDPYWAVVIGLMVYNGSVLAEALRAGIESLPKGQKEAGYAIGLRKSGVMRLILLPQAVRAMLPVIVAQLVVTLKDTALGFIITYPELLYYAKLLSSQQGRPILQSAFVIGGIYILLCLILAGVAKWIEVRTRHSAKLTGYTPDADGDPRIHGESTVTEVIAMQRGAGKFDPGSGIPPAQF is encoded by the coding sequence ATGACCTCAGTGCTCTACGACGTCCCCGGCCCCCGGGCGATCGTCCGCAACCGCATCCTCGCGGTCGTCACCATCCTCGTCGTGCTGGCCGCGATCGGCTTCGTCCTCTACCGGATGTACGTCACCGGCCAGTTCGAGCCGCAGAAGTGGTATGTCTTCACCTTCGCGAACGTCTGGAAGGGCATCTTCGGCGCGCTCGGCAAGACCCTCGGCGCCTTCGCCCTCGCCGCTGTGCTGAGCCTCGTGCTCGGCTTCGTGCTCGCCATCGGCCGCCTCTCCGATCACGCCTGGGTGCGCATCCCGGTCGGCGTGATCATCGAGCTGTTCCGCGCCGTTCCCGTTCTCGTCTTCATGATGCTGCTGTACTACGGCCTCCCCGTCGCCGGCGTCGACATGGACCCGTACTGGGCCGTGGTCATCGGACTGATGGTCTACAACGGTTCGGTGCTCGCCGAGGCTTTGCGTGCCGGCATCGAGTCGCTGCCGAAGGGGCAGAAGGAGGCCGGGTACGCGATCGGCCTGCGCAAGAGCGGTGTGATGCGCCTCATCCTGCTGCCGCAGGCGGTGCGGGCCATGCTGCCCGTGATCGTCGCGCAGCTGGTGGTGACCCTCAAGGACACCGCGTTGGGGTTCATCATCACCTACCCCGAGCTGCTCTACTACGCGAAGCTGCTCAGCTCGCAGCAGGGTCGTCCCATCCTGCAGTCGGCGTTCGTCATCGGCGGCATCTACATCCTGCTCTGCCTGATCCTCGCCGGCGTGGCGAAGTGGATCGAGGTGCGCACGCGTCACTCCGCGAAGCTCACGGGCTACACCCCGGATGCCGACGGCGACCCACGCATCCACGGCGAGTCCACGGTGACCGAGGTCATCGCCATGCAGCGCGGGGCCGGGAAGTTCGATCCCGGCTCGGGCATTCCGCCCGCCCAGTTCTGA
- a CDS encoding gluconokinase, whose translation MTAKELPTTQAITLVSAPAPYVLAIDIGSGSTRCSLYDAYARPIKKRIAKAEHLFIEEADGTAEIDADLIVAEVAEVIGHVVEGIEPGLIRAVVMDTFASSLVCVDAQGEALTPCYTYADSRSARHLAELRSRLDETEVHQRVGARLHTSYHPPRLLWLKDELPDVFARTAKFLSLGEYVYARLAGIEGAATSTMAWAGILNRHTCELDEELLAAVGVDRSRFAPIVDPDEPITAVSPDVARRWPALEGAAWFPAVPDGYASNVGVGASSPDTAAMSAATSGAIRVIVDGTPDVLPSGLWAYRISRTQSIVGGALNDVGRVTLWLQATLAPLSYDEIDELLRAGPVDGTPLMLPFLTGERATGWAGSARAALTGVSSASGPRELWRAAAEGIAISYQRVFEQLRDVNPRIERVIASGGVTGAFPSMMAVVAQALGFPVQVVEVKRVTMRGAAAIALSVLQPDHPLAIIPQTALTRPDAGQRTYYDDLRRRFDEAYAAIIAG comes from the coding sequence ATGACCGCGAAAGAGCTGCCCACCACGCAGGCCATCACCCTGGTCTCGGCGCCCGCACCGTACGTGCTGGCGATAGACATCGGCTCGGGGTCCACGCGCTGCAGCCTGTACGACGCGTACGCCAGGCCGATCAAGAAGCGCATCGCCAAGGCGGAGCATCTGTTCATCGAAGAGGCCGACGGCACCGCCGAGATCGACGCCGATCTGATCGTCGCCGAGGTCGCCGAGGTGATCGGTCACGTGGTCGAGGGCATCGAGCCCGGGCTCATCCGCGCGGTGGTGATGGACACCTTCGCGTCGTCCCTGGTGTGCGTCGATGCGCAGGGCGAGGCGCTGACTCCCTGCTACACGTACGCGGATTCGCGCTCGGCCCGGCATCTGGCCGAGCTGCGCTCCCGTCTGGACGAGACCGAGGTGCACCAGCGCGTCGGGGCGCGCCTGCACACCAGCTACCACCCGCCGCGACTGCTGTGGCTCAAGGACGAGCTTCCCGATGTCTTCGCGCGCACCGCGAAGTTCCTCTCACTCGGCGAGTACGTCTACGCCAGGCTCGCCGGCATCGAGGGGGCGGCGACCTCGACGATGGCATGGGCGGGCATCCTGAACCGGCACACCTGCGAGCTCGACGAGGAGCTGCTCGCCGCGGTCGGCGTCGACCGGTCGCGCTTCGCCCCGATCGTCGACCCCGACGAGCCGATCACCGCGGTCTCCCCCGACGTCGCACGGCGGTGGCCGGCCCTCGAGGGGGCCGCATGGTTCCCCGCCGTCCCCGACGGGTACGCCTCGAACGTCGGTGTGGGCGCCTCGTCGCCGGACACGGCCGCGATGTCGGCGGCGACCTCCGGCGCGATCCGGGTGATCGTCGACGGAACTCCCGATGTTCTGCCGTCGGGCCTGTGGGCGTACCGTATCTCGCGCACGCAGTCGATCGTCGGCGGAGCGCTCAACGACGTCGGACGCGTGACGCTGTGGCTGCAGGCGACGCTCGCTCCCCTCTCGTACGACGAGATCGACGAGCTGCTGCGTGCGGGGCCCGTAGACGGCACCCCGCTCATGCTGCCGTTCCTCACCGGTGAGCGGGCGACGGGATGGGCCGGCAGCGCCCGCGCCGCGCTGACCGGGGTGTCGTCGGCCTCGGGGCCGCGCGAGCTGTGGCGCGCGGCCGCCGAGGGCATCGCCATCTCCTACCAGCGGGTGTTCGAGCAGCTGCGCGACGTGAACCCCCGAATCGAGCGCGTGATCGCCTCGGGAGGGGTCACCGGCGCGTTCCCGTCGATGATGGCTGTGGTCGCCCAGGCGCTCGGGTTCCCCGTGCAGGTGGTCGAGGTCAAGCGCGTCACGATGCGCGGCGCCGCGGCGATCGCGCTGTCGGTGCTGCAGCCCGATCATCCCCTCGCCATCATCCCGCAGACCGCTCTCACCCGACCGGATGCCGGGCAGCGGACGTACTACGACGATCTGCGGCGGCGCTTCGACGAGGCGTACGCGGCGATCATCGCCGGCTGA
- the pheS gene encoding phenylalanine--tRNA ligase subunit alpha, which yields MSDSPETPQITPEAVQTAVDAALAAIDAAADTAELKTARASHVAEGSPLAVLNASMRQVAPEHKAAFGKLIGQGRGRVTQALAAKEAELAEAETAARLEAERVDITAIASRSRVGARHPLPLMQEQISDIFVGMGWEVAEGPELEHEWFNFDALNFDEDHPARQEQDTFYVDPTSRHLVMRTHTSPVQVRSMLERDLPIYVLCPGRVYRTDEFDATHLPVFTQVEGLVVDKGITMAHLKGTLDHLARQLFGAEAKTRLRTNYFPFTEPSAEFDLWHPTFAGGARWIEWGGCGMVNPNVLRAAGIDPEVYSGFAFGIGVERALMFRSDVKDMRDMAEGDVRFSEQFGMVV from the coding sequence GTGTCAGACTCGCCCGAAACACCCCAGATCACACCCGAGGCGGTGCAGACCGCCGTCGACGCCGCGCTCGCCGCGATCGACGCCGCAGCCGACACGGCGGAGCTGAAGACGGCCCGCGCGTCGCACGTCGCCGAAGGCTCTCCGCTCGCCGTGCTGAACGCCTCGATGCGTCAGGTCGCCCCCGAGCACAAGGCCGCCTTCGGCAAGCTGATCGGGCAGGGCAGGGGTCGTGTGACGCAGGCGCTCGCCGCGAAGGAGGCAGAACTCGCCGAGGCCGAGACGGCGGCGCGTCTGGAAGCGGAGCGCGTCGACATCACCGCGATCGCGTCGCGCTCGCGCGTCGGTGCCCGGCACCCGCTGCCGCTCATGCAGGAGCAGATCAGCGACATCTTCGTCGGCATGGGGTGGGAGGTCGCCGAGGGGCCCGAGCTCGAGCACGAATGGTTCAACTTCGACGCGCTCAACTTCGACGAGGACCACCCGGCTCGCCAGGAGCAGGACACGTTCTACGTCGACCCGACCTCGCGGCACCTGGTGATGCGCACGCACACCAGTCCCGTGCAGGTGCGCTCGATGCTCGAGCGCGATCTGCCGATCTACGTGCTCTGCCCCGGACGCGTCTACCGCACCGACGAGTTCGACGCGACCCACCTGCCGGTGTTCACCCAGGTGGAGGGTCTCGTCGTCGACAAGGGCATCACGATGGCGCACCTGAAGGGCACCCTCGACCATCTCGCCCGGCAGCTGTTCGGAGCCGAGGCGAAGACGCGGCTGCGCACTAACTACTTCCCCTTCACCGAGCCGTCCGCCGAGTTCGACCTGTGGCACCCGACGTTCGCCGGCGGTGCGCGCTGGATCGAATGGGGCGGCTGCGGCATGGTCAACCCGAACGTGCTTCGTGCGGCGGGCATCGACCCCGAGGTGTACAGCGGGTTCGCGTTCGGAATCGGCGTCGAGCGCGCCCTGATGTTCCGCAGCGATGTGAAGGACATGCGCGACATGGCAGAGGGCGATGTGCGCTTCAGCGAGCAGTTCGGGATGGTGGTGTGA